The segment ACGAACTACAGCTTCAGCCTTTCCGGATACCTGTTCGACCGCAACTACTACGACTGGGATGAGCAACGAGTTGGAGGCCGCGTTTCGATCGGCCGTCGGCTGACTCCGGATCTCTCGTTCAACGTCGGATTGCGAATGGAGAACGTTGAGCTTTCAGATCCCCGAACGAACACTTCTCCGACGCTCAACGAAAACCTTGGCGACAGCGACCTGTACCTGTTCAACGTCGGCTTGATCCGCGACACGAGAGACCATCCATTCCTGGCGACCGAGGGAAGTTACCTTTCCATGATGTACACGCAAGGATTTGGCGATTTCGATTACCCGCGTGGCGATATCGAGTACCGCCGCTATCGTTTGATGTACGAACGACCGGATGGTTCAGGCCGTCACACGGTCAGTTTTGGCACGAAACTGGGTTTCTCGGGATCCTCGACGCCGATCTACGAAAATTACTTCGCGGGTGGTTTCTCAACGCTTCGCGGATACGAATTCCGCGGTGCCGCGCCACTTGAAAATGGTGTTCGTGTAGGTGGTGAGTTCCAATGGCTCAACACGGTCGAATACATGTTCCCGGTTACAGCAGACGACATGATTAAAGGCGTCGCGTTTGTAGACTTTGGTACCGTCGAAGACAAAATCGAACTTAATGGTGACAACTTCCGAGTCGCACCAGGCGTTGGACTTCGTGTCCACATGCCGGCCCTTGGCGGCGGAGCACCGCTGGCGTTCGATTTTGCTTTCCCTGTGAACTCAGCGACGGGTGACGAAGAGAAAGTCTTCAGTTTCTACATCAGTGCGAATCGCTAGATCAGTTGCGAATGAGCAGAGCAGAGAGCGCGACCAGCAGTGAGCGCGACCTAGTTGTGATCGCTGCCTTTGAGCAATCCCGCGCTGCTGTTGTATATCTTGCTGCGGCGAGCAGTCGACTGTTCAGCCGATTCGCGGTTCCGTGATTCGAGGTCGGATTTGAGCGCGATCGTAAAAGGGCATTTGAGCGTTTCGATGCGGAACTGAATGTAGTCCGCTTCACCTGCCGGCATTACCCCCAGCAAAAAGTTGCCCATCTGTTCGACGGTGGGAACTCCCAGTTGATTTCGCCGCCAGACTTCGCCAAGCGTATGCATGCCTGCTTCGCGACGTCCGTTGATCTCCGAGAGCCGACGCAACAACTCTTCGTCGTCTCGCACACGAGCTTCGATTTCGGCCGCACGTGACGATTCGAGAGATTCGTCGAGGTAGGCTTCGAGTTCAGCGTTCGTAAATTCAGTAGACAATGCGGCTCCTTCGGTAAATTCTCGCCCATGACGGCTTGTTGAATTCTACACCACGATCGGCACTGTGAACAATTCTAAACAATCGTCTTTCGCTGCCGCAGGCGGTTGAAAAGGCTTCCTGACTGAGTCACGATAGTCGCGAGACATTCAACAATTTCGGGAACAACCATGTCATTTGCTCTTCAGCGTCGCATTCTGCTGATCACCCTTTCTTCGATCGCTTCATTGTATTTGGCCAGCGATTTCAAAGCTTGCCAGGCCCAGGAATCGGTCATCGAAAAACCCTCGGAAGATACCAGGGCTGCGACGCCTACGGCTGAGGCTGAACCTTCGACGTCCAACCCAGTCGTAGGCGAAAAGGAGTCGGCCATCGACTCAACCAAACCGTCGGATATTCGCATGGCCACGGGTCGGGTATTCATTGATGCCAACAACGATGGAAAATTTGGCATCGGAGATCAGCCCTTTGTAAACGTTCGTGTTTCCAACGGTAAAGAAATTGTTCACACCGATCCGTCTGGCAAGTGGCAATTGCCGCTGGAAGACGACGCCATATTTTTCCTGATTAAACCGTCTGGCTATCAGTCGAAGCTGTCGGAAAACAATTTGCCCCAATTCTATTACATTCACAAACCCAACGGTTCGCCACAACTTCGCTTTCCTGGCAGCAAGCCGACCGGAGCGATTCCCGAATCGATTGATTTTCCTCTGTATCCATCGGACGAGCCCGAGAACTTTCAAATGCTTCTGTTCGGCGATCCGCAGCCGCGGAACAACCAGGAAGTCGACTACATTTCGCACGACGTGATCGCTCAGCTGATCGGAGACACGTCCTCAAAGTTCGGAGTGACGCTTGGCGATATCGCGTTCGACAATCTGGACACGTTTGAGCCCCTGAACCAGGCGATCGCTCTAATCGGGATTCCGTGGCACAACGTAATCGGAAACCATGACATCAATCTCGATGCGGGCTCACGAAAGCATATCAACGAAACGTTTGAGGCGACCTACGGGCCGACCTACTATTCGTTCGACTACGGCCAGGTTCACTTTGTGGTTTTGGATAACATCGACTGGAAAGTTGAAGGCGACAAGAAATCATACTTGCCAAACTTTGGGGCTCGTCAGCGTGAGTTCCTGAAGAACGATCTCGATATGATTCCTGAATCCCAAATGGTCGTGCTGTTGATGCACGTGCCGTTTCTGGATTGCGAAGACCATCAGGAGATCTTTCGGCTTATTGAGGACCGACCGTTCTGCGTTTCCGTTTCGGCGCATCGTCACGTTCACACGCATCATTTTTTTGGGGAAAAGGAAGGCTGGAAGGGCGATAAAGAACACCACCACGTCGTCAACGTCACGGTCTCTGGTAGTTGGTGGTCCGGTGCCAGAAACGATCGCGGCGTTCCGCACTCGACGATGGGTGATGGCGCCCCCAACGGCTACTCGATCATGTCGTTTGCGGACGGTCGCTACATGCTGGATTTTCGCGGGGCCGGAATTCCAGCCGACGAACAGATGTTGATTCAGTTGCCAGACGAAGTTGCTGCTGCCGACGGATCTGAGAGGGTGTTTTAAAATTATTTTTCCAGCCTGTTTAGCATGAATTGAATCATTGCGATTCGTATGACAGTTTCGCTGTTTTGAGTCAGTCTTTCATAGTCCTTTGAGAGCCTTCTGAATTTTCCAAGCCATGCGAAAGTCCGTTCAACGATCCATCGCTTGGGTAAGACAACGAACCCTTCGGCTTCGACCGGACGCTTAACGGTTTGCAAGATGACACGATACCATTGCTTCAGGAACTCCGGCAAATCAGCCCGCCCGTAAATCGAGTCCGCGAAGATGACTCGAAGCCGACGAAACTTCTGTCTGATGTTTTCAAGAACAAGATGTGCACCTTCGTAGTCTTGTAGATCGGCCGAGTGGACAACAACGACCATCACAAGCCCCAACGTATCCACCAGGATGTGACGCTTTCGTCCGGTAATTCGTTTCGCCGCGTCATACCCGCGTAATTCTCCTCCTTCAGCACTGCGAATGCTTTGCGAATCAATGATGGCTGCTGTTGGCGTTGGCTTCCTGCCTTCTTTGCGGCGTACCTTTTCGCGAAGACGATCGTGAATGCGTTGCCATGTCCCATCAATACGCCAAGCTCGATAAACTCCATAAACCGTGTTCCAATTCGGAAAGCAGTCCGGAAGCAACCGCCACTGGCAGCCCGTTCGACACCAATACAATATCGCATCGACAATTTGACGCCGATCGATTCGTTTGCGGCCGCGAAGTTTTGCTGGCGGAATCAGACGACGAAGCAATCGCCATTGATCATCACTGAGACTGCTGGGATACTCAATACTCATCGCTACGGCTCCTTCCGTTTACGGTTTAAATGCAAACGGGGCTGTAGCGATTTTTTCAACTCAGAGCAATTTCAAAACACCTTCTGAGTTTTGGGTGAACGTTTATAACGGTTCTTCGAAATCGAAAGTTGAGTGCGCTGTTGATGGTTCCACGGACTGGCAAATCATTGAGCAGAAGGAAGCGCCCGATCCGAACTTCACCCGGATGTACAAGCTTGAGTCTCAAGTCCAGCCTCCGATCGAACCGAAGCTAACTTCACCCAAGAAATCAATGCATCTCTGGCACGGCACTTTGCCGACCGATCTTGAACCCGGCACCCATCTGCTGCGAGTCAGAGCGACGGACATGCATGGCCGGGTCTTTTATGGGCAACGCACTTTCCGAGTCGCCAATTAGGCTGTGGTGAGTTCCAGGTGGTCGCGGGTATACTGAGGTGTTGCCCACCCAACGTAAAGAATTGGAACGACCACAATGAAAAAAGACGTCGATCACGAAGCGATCAAGCAAGCTGTCCGCACCATCCTGTTGTCCGTCGGTGAAGACCCGGATCGCCCCGGACTTGTCGAGACACCGCGTCGCGTCGCCGGAATGTATGCGGAGATGTTCTCCGGGCTGGATGTTGACCCTGGACGTCATCTCGAAGTGACGTTTCCGGAAGAGTACGACGAAATGGTGCTGGTCAGAGACATTTCGTTCACCAGTATGTGTGAGCATCATTTGCTGCCATTCACAGGAGTTGCTCACGTCGCGTATGTGCCTCACGGAAAAGTTACCGGACTAAGCAAACTTGCGAGGGTTGTCGAAGAGGTTTCTCGTCGGCCGCAAGTTCAGGAACGAATGACACAGACGGTTGCTGACTTGATCGATGAGAAACTCAGCACCCGCGGTGTCGCGGTGGTTTGCAGCGCCGAGCATTCGTGCATGTCGATTCGTGGAATTCGCAAACCGGGTTCCCGAACGGTGACGAGTGCTTTGCGAGGCATCTTTAAGACGGATCAGGCGACTCGCGCTGAGTTTATGTCGTTAATCAACGGAAGTCAGTAAACGAATCAACCGACACCATGCAGAAGGAGCGACGTGGCTAATCATTTTCTCAGTCGATTTCTGTCGGCGGTCTATTTCGTTTTTCTGCTTGTCTCAGGTTCTTCGTACGTCGTCGCATCCGATGGTGATCCGCGTCCAATTCTCTCAGTGAACCGTGCATCCAAACGACCGAACATCGTGCTGGTCTATGCCGACGATGTGGATTGCGAAACCGTGTTTGGAGAATTTCCTGGGCAGGACTCGGCCGCGATTCGTTTTCCCAACTTAAAATTGATGGCCCAGCATGGATTGCGATTTTCCAATTTCCATGTAACGACTCCTGTTTGCGGCCCGTCGCGAGCCTGCCTCTATACGGGCCAGTACGCTCATCGCAACCAGTGCCGCGTCAATGATCCAGGCCTGATCCGCGCAAACGGATTTTCTGGTGGCTACACGACGTTCGATCCGCAAAACGAACTGGCGACGTGGATGAAGAACGCGGGCTACGAAACATCACACGTTGGCAAGTATCTTCACGGCGACTTCAAACCGAACTACGACGCAGGCGTCTACTGGAAACACATTGTCCCGCCAGGTTGGGACCATTTTCGATTGTCGCTGGGATGTTCGTACTTCGACTTCCCGACCTACATCAAATCCACCGATGAAATTTCGCGGTCGGCTGACGACGAATACAGAACGGATTGGGATGTTCGGCAGGCGATCGACATCATTCAAAAGTATGCAGCCAAAGCCGACAACGAAAAGCCTCTATTGCTGTGCTGGTCTCCCATCGCGGCTCACATCACCGGCAACGAGGAACCGATGGTTGCCCAGCGGCACAAGGACATGTTTCTGGATACTGAAATTCCAGAGTTGCGGAATCGAGTGGCAATGCAGGTGGCGAATCAGATAGACGAGCTGAAAGAAATCTCGACACCGGATGAAGAGCGTTTGCACTATTTGACAGAGGTTTATCGTGATCGAATTCGCGCGATCCAGAGCATCGATGAAGGCGTAGGGGCTCTGAGAAACGAGTTGCGAAAGCACGGCCTGCTGGAAAACACGATCTTTATATTCACGTCCGACCACGGGTATCGGTTTGCGCAGCATCGCCATTTTGGAAAGCGTTTGCCATACGATCGGATAACGCGCGTGCCTTTCCTTGTCACTGGACCAGGCATCCCTCACGACAGCCATTGCAATGTTCTGCTGGCCAATATCGACATCGCACCGACTCTGATTGAACTTGCCGGTGGCGAAATCCCACACAGTTGCGATGGGCTATCGTTTAAAAAGCTGTTTCATGAACCGTCTGGCGAACCGGAATTTGACCGAAGCGGAATCCTGATCGAAAACTGGGGAGACACGGTTTCTCATCACCATGTCTTACCAGCGACATACAGCAGCCTTCGCATGCAGGACCAGGTTTACACCGAATGGGCCACCGGTGG is part of the Mariniblastus fucicola genome and harbors:
- a CDS encoding BamA/OMP85 family outer membrane protein produces the protein MVSKQSHRPKSRLAVLCVALGLIAGAGCAMQDQFSIPRDNSSFNDLVQTRFQQSHPVAQAKHLAAITDGIEPIIDESNSTAANETSQQVRAQSPDNSSGGFGQSGSFGQASQIPASGNGQGVQRTAYQYPENSQQGVISPSFGLPSENIGSPNELNSLIQPYERGGNAAMPIGQNYADLDVFVGETQTGSINIGGAYNSDNGIVGQFVIDERNFDITAFPRSFRDFFDGTAFRGGGQAFRLELVPGQEVQRYLVSFSEPYMFGTNYSFSLSGYLFDRNYYDWDEQRVGGRVSIGRRLTPDLSFNVGLRMENVELSDPRTNTSPTLNENLGDSDLYLFNVGLIRDTRDHPFLATEGSYLSMMYTQGFGDFDYPRGDIEYRRYRLMYERPDGSGRHTVSFGTKLGFSGSSTPIYENYFAGGFSTLRGYEFRGAAPLENGVRVGGEFQWLNTVEYMFPVTADDMIKGVAFVDFGTVEDKIELNGDNFRVAPGVGLRVHMPALGGGAPLAFDFAFPVNSATGDEEKVFSFYISANR
- a CDS encoding anti-sigma factor, with amino-acid sequence MSTEFTNAELEAYLDESLESSRAAEIEARVRDDEELLRRLSEINGRREAGMHTLGEVWRRNQLGVPTVEQMGNFLLGVMPAGEADYIQFRIETLKCPFTIALKSDLESRNRESAEQSTARRSKIYNSSAGLLKGSDHN
- a CDS encoding calcineurin-like phosphoesterase C-terminal domain-containing protein, which translates into the protein MSFALQRRILLITLSSIASLYLASDFKACQAQESVIEKPSEDTRAATPTAEAEPSTSNPVVGEKESAIDSTKPSDIRMATGRVFIDANNDGKFGIGDQPFVNVRVSNGKEIVHTDPSGKWQLPLEDDAIFFLIKPSGYQSKLSENNLPQFYYIHKPNGSPQLRFPGSKPTGAIPESIDFPLYPSDEPENFQMLLFGDPQPRNNQEVDYISHDVIAQLIGDTSSKFGVTLGDIAFDNLDTFEPLNQAIALIGIPWHNVIGNHDINLDAGSRKHINETFEATYGPTYYSFDYGQVHFVVLDNIDWKVEGDKKSYLPNFGARQREFLKNDLDMIPESQMVVLLMHVPFLDCEDHQEIFRLIEDRPFCVSVSAHRHVHTHHFFGEKEGWKGDKEHHHVVNVTVSGSWWSGARNDRGVPHSTMGDGAPNGYSIMSFADGRYMLDFRGAGIPADEQMLIQLPDEVAAADGSERVF
- a CDS encoding IS5 family transposase; this translates as MSIEYPSSLSDDQWRLLRRLIPPAKLRGRKRIDRRQIVDAILYWCRTGCQWRLLPDCFPNWNTVYGVYRAWRIDGTWQRIHDRLREKVRRKEGRKPTPTAAIIDSQSIRSAEGGELRGYDAAKRITGRKRHILVDTLGLVMVVVVHSADLQDYEGAHLVLENIRQKFRRLRVIFADSIYGRADLPEFLKQWYRVILQTVKRPVEAEGFVVLPKRWIVERTFAWLGKFRRLSKDYERLTQNSETVIRIAMIQFMLNRLEK
- a CDS encoding calcineurin-like phosphoesterase C-terminal domain-containing protein, producing MFSTQSNFKTPSEFWVNVYNGSSKSKVECAVDGSTDWQIIEQKEAPDPNFTRMYKLESQVQPPIEPKLTSPKKSMHLWHGTLPTDLEPGTHLLRVRATDMHGRVFYGQRTFRVAN
- the folE gene encoding GTP cyclohydrolase I FolE, coding for MKKDVDHEAIKQAVRTILLSVGEDPDRPGLVETPRRVAGMYAEMFSGLDVDPGRHLEVTFPEEYDEMVLVRDISFTSMCEHHLLPFTGVAHVAYVPHGKVTGLSKLARVVEEVSRRPQVQERMTQTVADLIDEKLSTRGVAVVCSAEHSCMSIRGIRKPGSRTVTSALRGIFKTDQATRAEFMSLINGSQ
- a CDS encoding sulfatase-like hydrolase/transferase, producing the protein MANHFLSRFLSAVYFVFLLVSGSSYVVASDGDPRPILSVNRASKRPNIVLVYADDVDCETVFGEFPGQDSAAIRFPNLKLMAQHGLRFSNFHVTTPVCGPSRACLYTGQYAHRNQCRVNDPGLIRANGFSGGYTTFDPQNELATWMKNAGYETSHVGKYLHGDFKPNYDAGVYWKHIVPPGWDHFRLSLGCSYFDFPTYIKSTDEISRSADDEYRTDWDVRQAIDIIQKYAAKADNEKPLLLCWSPIAAHITGNEEPMVAQRHKDMFLDTEIPELRNRVAMQVANQIDELKEISTPDEERLHYLTEVYRDRIRAIQSIDEGVGALRNELRKHGLLENTIFIFTSDHGYRFAQHRHFGKRLPYDRITRVPFLVTGPGIPHDSHCNVLLANIDIAPTLIELAGGEIPHSCDGLSFKKLFHEPSGEPEFDRSGILIENWGDTVSHHHVLPATYSSLRMQDQVYTEWATGGREYYDLKADPEQLSNLYVELDPVKQRRLSALMRQLRSTDSPPKFATTRYTRDVDSRRICGSLQPVEFFGMVESDSGTQFVKLEFRCKDSGEYWNGAGWSHDRHRFLATLDQPDGLVTRWSFELDTSQFAANRSANLAPRPIGLTLIATDLKGRETVDTKALEVDMAFADPDTTIDNSGLELQAELNWLVLSGRATDLVGVQSVKVAIRHPVHKTYWNGSSWQAAYVHSDAALTESDPGVHYTHAWTFRTSLPQDSPTVVAIARGYNASDSDQSPAVQSIRLSGPRNSVSQSNEPVGEALQSQR